The Brassica rapa cultivar Chiifu-401-42 chromosome A10, CAAS_Brap_v3.01, whole genome shotgun sequence genome segment atttctttcgttttatttctttcagatttaggagacccaagtaggaggacctgaatatcgaccgacgacaagacgtcgacatcgttcgacataggcaaccacacgacgatcgatgtcaCTCTTACACAttgatcgatatctaatccggtcagatatATCTTCCCTACTTGTCACAGTTCGTACATTataaactattcatcataactccgcaTGAGTTACACtgagacagtgtaatttaagtctgggggaagatttactgatataatttattttatttttatgtaaaaaggaatttcaaataaattatgcttagctattgaaaatagggactataatcttatattgatttaaacatgaatatctaaccaatctttagcaccattttagatttactgattgcagatagcactaaagatgctaaagcggatcaacctatcaactacacacttaccttgaaccgtatgaagtaactaaagctgatttccaacactaaacctgacataaccgcttgtcttggggcttggtatacatgggatcggattcttgaGACatgtctggaaggtaacgcctggtttagattatttatcacattttctctctctagtttcGACCCTAGATTTGTTAGTgagtataaaaataataataataataataataataaaaaataaaatataaataagatctattgtttaattaggatgagtctgaacaggacttggtggctaaaaccattaaggcttgattcataacgactcaaataaaagagttcgaaacgggacttggaggcggcaatcttcaaggctcgttttcgcaaagaactcttggatataggtcaaaaagaagtgaacagaacttggtggcaaccaccattaagttttagttcatggaagcctgtccaatcttcgtcactgatcctgcaatggaagcagactttgactcaagagagaaatttagagagagagaaactaggaactaacttttacctgcagctccagatacctgtctgaaatccttgcttCCTGTGATccatactcccaaggtaaagcattcactttatactAAGaattgaaatcagtagaggggatgtcagacgcgaattgatgagttgtgttatgttagaaatggttgctaagctaggatattgcatagtgtgcttttgtgattaggaccttttaaatgtggttgcaaaattgttgaggaaagatttctatgtttgaaaattttaaatccctaaatattttcaaacctctttcagagagaccgcctgtatgttttgcttgaggacaagcaaaagggtaagtctaggggagttgatataccttggatttgacccatttttatccatggtatataagtactttactatatatatatctatgttttctactcttctaggtatgttttcaggttcaggtgcatttcggagtaaagctatgactttggagcattttggagcttaaaggacatttcacccgagctgaccacttagaggtcgacgagaggaagaataatcgatcgatgcgcatcagtgctgacgatcgatatcaggaaatgcctcgacagatgaagattaatatcgatcgatgtacacaagtaccatcgatcgatgtcgagacaccagacgcgacattttggattcagcagacttaaaaaccaaggccaagccaaattaacAAAATGctctgacgagtttttaacctagtagaatatatattgCCTAGTGTTTTTGACGGCAGAAAGAACAGAGATtgttctagacctagttttgttacaagtttcattttgggagagaagatcacttgtgattggaactccttgtttctatttcttttcatctattctatgagtttctatttatctattgatatgaattgctttgctatgtctgagtagttcaactgttagatccagggttcagataggtttgtgggattagccctaaactatagatctgccttgatgtgatattcatgatagatttgtattcattgcttgttttagcctagctaactagaacttgatcacaggattgcatattcaagcacccatgttatcccatcctgacatctatctatgaCAATTTCTTTAGTAGTAAAATCGCTTGAGATTCAAGGAGTTCCATGATCTCGGAGCCTTCTCTCCGCTCATTTCGGTGAGTTCATAGACACCTGGTTTGATGATTTTCGAAATCAGGTATGGGCCTTTCCAGTTCGCACCGAGTTTTCATGCTTTCCACTCGCGAGTGTTTTCGAAGACTTTGTGAAGGACGAGGTCGTTCATTTGAAAGAACCTTCCTTTGACTCTCTTGTTATAATATCGAGCGGCCAGGTTTTGATAGTTTTGAACGCGGAGGAGAGCTTGGTCCTGTTTTCTTCAACTTGGTCTAAATGGTCGATGATCATTGAGTTGTTGAGCTCTTCATTTTCGGTGAGTGTGAGCTGATGGAGGCTTGGAATGCTGACTTCGTTTGGTGACATTGCCTCCATTCCATGGGATAGGGAAAATGGTGTCATACCTGTGGAACGACGTGGTGTTGTGCGGTGTGACCAGAGAACACcgtcgagttcgtcggcccaaaCACCTTTCTTTTCTTCCAGACGTTTTTTGATTCCGTCGAGGATCGTCTTGTTTGTGGCTTCAGTTTGTCTGTTTCCCTGAGGGTTCCTTGGTGTAGATTTACTTAATCTGATTTTCCACAAAGCGCAGAAATTTTAGAAGGTCACTGAGATGAATTGAGAACCATTATCAGTGACGATTTCATATGGGAGACCGTGGTggcagatgatgtttttccaaaCAAATTTCTGAACATCGGGGGCGCGTATAGTTGCGTACAATTCAGCCTCGACCCATTTCGTAAAGTAATCAGTCATGATCAGGAGATAGCGCTTCTGTTTTGATGGTGGCATTGGGCCAACAATGTCCATTGCCCATCTCATAAATGGATATGGTGGCGTAGTGGTTGAGAGGAGCTCCGTTGGTAGATGAATCATAGGGGCATGGCGCTGGCACTTTTCGCACTTGAATACAAATTTTTCGCAATCTGCGACCATTGTCGGCCAGAAATGTCCGTGTCACTTGATTTTAATGGCTAAGGCTCGTCCCCCTGAATGATTACCACCTGCGCCTTCGTGTGTCTCTTCGAGGACCCATCTAACTTCTTGACCATGTATGCACCGCAGTAATGCTTTGGTCGAGCTCCATTTGAAGAGGACGTTGTCGTTCATGACATAGTGTGCGCATCGAGCTTTCAAGCGTCGTGCGGCCCAGCGGTTGTCTGGTGTTGTTTCCTCGGTAATGTAGAGTTTGATTTCATCGCGCCAATCGATTAAATCCTCAACTTCTTTTTCGGGTGTAGGTTCGTTCATCTCGTTGGTGTCGTCCATCTCTTCGTCGAGGTCATCTATGATGTTGACTCCCATGACTAATTCGATACTCGGTTTATCGATGCTTTCCACTGGAATCATTCTTCTGAGCAAAGGATCAGAGGTTGATGCTAAAGCGGCGAGAGCGTCGGCGGAGGAATTGTCGCTTCGGGGAATTTTGGTGAGGGTGAAGTTGGTGAAATCCTGGGAAAGTTTTTGGACAACCTGTAAGTAAGCATTCATTCGGTCATTTCTCGTCTCGTATTCACTGCTGAATTGATTGGCGACGAGTTGAGAGTCGCAGAAAGTTTCTATCTTGTTCACACCAACCGCTTTTGCAAGACGGAGACCAGCGATGAGAGCTTCGTATTCAGCTTCGTTATTGGAAGCTGGGAAAGCGAGGCGAAAAGACTGCTCGATGATCTCACTGGTAGGAGATATGAGTCGTATTCCAACACCTGATCCGTTTCGTGAAGATGAGCCGTCGACGTAGAGACACCAATTCTTGGTGTTGAGATCGTCGTCGTATTGGGATGGAGGTAGCTCGGTCAGAAAATCTGCTAACACCTGAGACTTTGCACATGTTTTGCTTTTGAACTCGACGTCGTATTCGCTGAGCTCGACTGCCTATTTTTCCATTCatcctgattgacttgggctgtGGAGGATCGATCGAAGCGGATGGTTAGTCAGAACGTGGATGGTGTGGGATTGAAAATACGGCCTGAGTTTGCGTGCTGCGACAACTACGGCGTAGGCGAGTTTTTTGAGTGGTGAGTATCTTGTTTCGGCGTTGTCGAGAACCTTGCTGGTGTAGAAGATTGGACGCTGCTCCCCACGGTCTTCGCGAACCAGAACACTGCTTACAGCGCATGCGGAGACTGATATGTATAAGTATAAAACTTCCCCGTCTTCGAGTTTGGCCAGAATCAGTGGTGTGGATAAATATTGCTTCCGCTGTTGAAAAGCTTCTTCTCATTTTGCGTCCCACTCGAAACGTTTGTTGTGTCGTAGAAGTTGGTAGAATGGAAGGCATTTTTCTGTCGAGCGCGAGATGAATCGGTTGAGTGCGGCGATGCGTCTTGTCAATCGTTGGACTTCTCTCGTGTTTTTTGGAGATGGGAGTTCCGCAATGGCCGTGATTTTTCGTGGGTTTGCTTCGATTCCTCTTTTGGTGACAATATATCCGAGAAATTCTCCGGATGTGACAACGAAAGTGCATTTTGTCGGATTGAGCTTTATATTGTACTTGTTGAGGCTTTCGAAACAAGTTGTTAAATGTTTGATGTGGTTGTTGGCagtgagggatttgacgagcatgtcgttgATGTAAACTTCCATGGTGTCATCTAGCTGTTCGGCAAACATTCGGTTCACTAAGCGTTAATAGGTTGCGCTGACATTCTTGAGTCCAAAGGGCAGTAAGTTTCTCGATCGGTGATGAATGCGGTTTTTTCCCTGTCATCTGGATGCATCATAATTTGGTTATATCCTGAAAAGGCGTCCATGAAAGATAGGAGTTCGTTCCCTGCAGTTGCTTCGACTATCAGGTCAATGTGATGGAGAGGGAAGCTATATTTGGGACATGCTTTGTTGAAGTCGGTGAAGTCGACGCATACACGCcattttccttcttctttttttacgACAAGAGAGTTAGCGAGCCATTCTGGGTACCTAACCTCTGTGATGGATCCTGCGTTTGTCAAACGTTCAACTTCGTCGTTTACAGCTTTGGCGGGTTGTAGGCCGAGCTTGCGCCTTTTCTGCCTGACTGGTTTGAATATGGGGTCTGCGTTTAACTCATGACAAGTGACAGATGGGTTGATCCCAGACATATCCTCAGTTGTCCAGATGAAGGTTGAGGCATTGGATTGAAGGAAGCTAATAAGTTGGTCTTTGAGATCGTCTTTTAGGTCTGTTCAGGCCCATTAAGAACTAAGCACATAAATGTGAGCGCAGGAATTGTCGGAGAGATCAATGTGACGCTAAAACAAGTtgatgttatatatttatattattcgatagttatttatattattagatAGCTTCTAGTTGAAGCATTAGAATATCAAAATTTCATTTtggttcaatatatatataacacaactagagaatatattttaatgattgtGTATAGCCGTATAGGTAAAAAacatattaatgaaaaaaaggGTCATTCACGTGTTGGTTGGAAAAATGGTTAACTTACAAAATCAAAGGCCCATTTAGAAAGTTAACTACTCTATCGtaggaaaaatagaaaaacagtTTGATTAATGTTCATAAAAAAGTACTGATTGAAATGGAAATAGTTTTCGATGCTCAATGTTCACCACCAACCATCTTTTCTGCGAGTTCCACACCactatatactattaaaatccTTTCCAAAGTGATCAAGATGTTATCAATCGTGAGATCGATAGAATCAAGGtggttttcttgatttttcgTTGTGAAAGCTGTACCGGTTCGATCCTCAGTTTCAGATTAACAATTTGTCATATGGGATAAAAATCATAACTTTACAGAGACATTTAAAACCATTTATCCATCCTCACACACTCCGTCTCTATCTTAGTAAGTGTTAGGTTTTAATCATGTTGTGATCTTGTAGATATAAGTAGAAAGTTGAGTATACGTAGAATGTTGTTTACTTTCAAATACTCTTTTCGATTAGGTCGTTGATGATTACAAAGTTCAATAGTCTTATTCTGATTTGACTTGTCTTGTGAAATCAAGAAGTTGAAGTCTATAATTTATTCTCGTTGTAGTTTCTGCAGAGAGTGAAACCATAGCTTTCAACTTTCAGCGCAACGGAACGTCTTCCCCGTTGGCTCCTCCGTTCAAGCAGATTGTCATCTCTTGTTTCTGTCTCGGCAAACTCTTTTGGAAAGAGTCAAACTTTTGCTCAGAAGAAACCAAGGTTTCCCAAAATATATGTGGCTAAGTAGTTGCATTTCAATAAAGACGGGACTGCCATTAAGAAGCTTCATGTGAGTTTAAATGGTTATGTTTCAGCAAGTGTTAGTTTTGTTATGTAAGACCATTTCATTGTGTAGGCTGGTGTGAACAAACTTTAAGTCGGAAAGGCAGAAATGTTGCTCTAGAAAGAAAATACGGTTCTACAAGAAACGTTAATGACGGTGTAACAGTTTACTCTTCTATagtaaatttgaatatttctGTTGTGTTCTTTGGTTAGGATGAGCTTGAGGATACAGTTGAGAACACCGGTGCGAAGCTAGTGAGAAAAGCTGCTCCAAGACTAATGAATTAGCTGGTGATGGAACAAAAACTTCAGCTGTTCTTGCGCAAGGTCTCATTGCCGAAGGTGCAAGGGTTTATATTTTGAAGTCTTTGTGAATTGAGAGAGAAATGTT includes the following:
- the LOC117129295 gene encoding uncharacterized protein LOC117129295, with the protein product MEVYINDMLVKSLTANNHIKHLTTCFESLNNVLVREDRGEQRPIFYTSKVLDNAETRYSPLKKLAYAVVVAARKLRPYFQSHTIHAVELSEYDVEFKSKTCAKSQVLADFLTELPPSQYDDDLNTKNWCLYVDGSSSRNGSGVGIRLISPTSEIIEQSFRLAFPASNNEAEYEALIAGLRLAKAVGVNKIETFCDSQLVANQFSSEYETRNDRMNAYLQVVQKLSQDFTNFTLTKIPRSDNSSADALAALASTSDPLLRRMIPVESIDKPSIELVMGVNIIDDLDEEMDDTNEMNEPTPEKEVEDLIDWRDEIKLYITEETTPDNRWAARRLKARCAHYVMNDNVLFKWSSTKALLRCIHGQEVRWVLEETHEGAGGNHSGGRALAIKIK